A genome region from Oryzias latipes chromosome 2, ASM223467v1 includes the following:
- the LOC110016095 gene encoding gastrula zinc finger protein XlCGF8.2DB-like has protein sequence MKNESDDRLHACKESGKSFGFRSKFRTDMRTHSGQKPFSCKDCDKSFSCVSHLNTHMRTHTGEKPFSCEECKKSFSIVYNLKRHMRIHTGEEPFSCKECDKSFGRISNLKTHMRSNSGEKHFLCEKCNRSFCNSSHFKRHMRTHTGWKPFSCKECKKGFNQISDLKTHMRTHTGEKPFFCIECRKGFTQKSHFKTHMITHTGEKPFLCKECDKGFSYLCHLKRHMGSHTGQKPFSCKECKKSFSMVSHLKTHMRTHTGEKPFLCKECNTRFSRVFSLKRHMKTHIGGKPFSCKECSKHFSSVFKLKAHMITHRR, from the coding sequence ATGAAAAATGAGTCAGATGACAGACTTCATGCCTGCAAAGAAAGTGGTAAAAGTTTTGGTTTCAGGTCTAAGTTTAGAACGGACATGAGAACCCACTCAggacaaaagcctttttcttgtaaagattGTGATAAAAGCTTTAGTTGTGTATCTCATCTCAacacacacatgagaactcacacaggagaaaagcctttttcttgtgaagaatgtaaaaaaagttttagtattGTATAtaatctcaaaagacacatgagaattcacacaggagaggagcctttttcttgtaaagaatgtgataaaagttttggACGAATATCTAATcttaaaacacacatgagatcCAACTCTGGAGAGAagcattttttgtgtgaaaaatgtAATAGGAGTTTTTGTAATTCCTCTCATTTCAAAAggcacatgagaactcatacaggatgGAAGcccttttcttgtaaagaatgtaaaaaagggTTTAATCAAATATCtgatctcaaaacacacatgagaactcacacaggagagaagccttttttttgtatagAATGTAGAAAGGGTTTTACTCAAAAATCTCATTTCAAAACACATATGATAACTCATACAGGGGAGAAACCCTTTttgtgtaaagaatgtgataaaggttttagttatttatgtcatctcaaaagacacatggGATCTCATACAGGacagaagcctttttcttgtaaagaatgtaaaaagagtTTTAGTATGGTATCTCATcttaaaacacacatgagaactcatacaggagagaagccttttttgtgtaaagaatGTAATACACGTTTTAGCCGTGTATTTAGCctcaaaagacacatgaaaACTCATATTGGAgggaagcctttttcttgtaaagaatgtagtAAACATTTTAGTAGTGTATTTAAACTCAAAGCACACATGATAACTCACAGGAGATaa